In Stigmatopora nigra isolate UIUO_SnigA chromosome 18, RoL_Snig_1.1, whole genome shotgun sequence, one genomic interval encodes:
- the taco1 gene encoding translational activator of cytochrome c oxidase 1 has product MAGTVVFGVLRNLRPIGWLWTHPSVRTVHLSPALCAGHNKWSKVRHIKGPKDEAKGRMIAKFGLMIKLAVKEGGPNPDMNVNLAQLLEQCKNKNIPKASIETAIKNAEKAKPATQHTLEARGPGGCILLIEVLTENSTRTQNDIRRILTKNGGAISDGARYHFTKRGVVAVPGHGVTSERALELAIEAGAEDVRETEDEDEDEAPLLQFICDVANVRNVRASLEDLGIKVTSSGSEFFPNSLSPLEQGQLEAASSLIQALGDCPDVVRVWDNIQVQS; this is encoded by the exons ATGGCGGGGACTGTTGTGTTCGGGGTCCTTCGGAACTTGCGACCCATTGGGTGGCTTTGGACTCATCCTTCCGTCCGGACAGTGCACCTGAGCCCCGCTTTGTGCGCCGGTCACAATAAATGGTCCAAAGTGAGGCATATTAAAGGACCTAAAGATGAAGCGAAGGGAAGAATGATAGCAAAGTTTGGCTTAATGATTAAGTTAGCTGTGAAAG AGGGTGGACCCAATCCTGATATGAACGTCAATTTAGCTCAGCTGTTGGAGCAGTGCAAGAACAAAAACATACCAAAGGCATCTATTGAAACTGCAATCAAGAACGCG GAAAAGGCTAAACCTGCAACTCAGCACACCCTGGAAGCTCGCGGACCAGGTGGATGCATTCTCCTGATTGAAGTTCTGACCGAAAACAGCACACGCACCCAAAACGACATTCGACGTATTCTCACTAAAAACGG GGGGGCAATCTCGGACGGCGCCCGCTATCACTTCACCAAACGGGGTGTGGTGGCAGTGCCTGGTCACGGTGTGACGTCAGAGCGAGCGCTGGAGTTGGCCATCGAGGCCGGAGCAGAGGATGTGCGGGAAAcggaggatgaggatgaagacGAGGCACCACTCCTGCAG TTTATCTGTGACGTCGCAAATGTGAGGAATGTACGAGCGTCCCTGGAGGACCTGGGGATCAAAGTGACGTCATCTGGTTCCGAGTTCTTCCCCAACTCACTTTCGCCGCTGGAGCAGGGGCAGCTGGAGGCGGCTTCGTCGCTCATCCAGGCCCTCGGTGACTGTCCGGATGTGGTTCGTGTCTGGGATAACATTCAAGTTCAGAGTTGA